A part of Vulpes vulpes isolate BD-2025 chromosome 15, VulVul3, whole genome shotgun sequence genomic DNA contains:
- the ADRA2A gene encoding alpha-2A adrenergic receptor: MFRQEQPLAEGSFAPMGSLQPDAGNASWNGTEAPGAGARATPYSLQVTLTLVCLAGLLMLLTVFGNVLVIIAVFTSRALKAPQNLFLVSLASADILVATLVIPFSLANEVMGYWYFGKAWCEIYLALDVLFCTSSIVHLCAISLDRYWSITQAIEYNLKRTPRRIKAIIVTVWVISAVISFPPLISIEKKGGGGGAQPAEPRCEINDQKWYVISSCIGSFFAPCLIMILVYVRIYQIAKRRTRVPPSRRGPDAAAQPPGGAERRPNGLGPERRAAGPGGAEAEAEAEPPRPQLNGAPGEPAPAGPRDADADADADALDLEESSSSEHAERPPGPRGAERGARAKGKARASPGKPGASPPRRGPGAAGRGGAGAGPGAAAAAAAAAAAGPGAERGGAAKASRWRGRQNREKRFTFVLAVVIGVFVVCWFPFFFTYTLTAVGCSVPRTLFKFFFWFGYCNSSLNPVIYTIFNHDFRRAFKKILCRGDRKRIV, encoded by the coding sequence ATGTTCCGCCAGGAGCAGCCGCTGGCCGAGGGCAGCTTCGCgcccatgggctccctgcagccgGACGCGGGCAACGCGAGCTGGAACGGGACCGAGGCGCCGGGGGCCGGCGCGCGGGCCACCCCGTACTCCCTGCAGGTGACGCTGACTCTGGTGTGCCTGGCCGGCCTGCTTATGCTGCTCACGGTGTTCGGCAACGTGCTGGTCATCATCGCCGTGTTCACGAGCCGCGCGCTCAAGGCGCCCCAGAACCTCTTCCTGGTGTCCCTGGCCTCGGCCGACATCCTGGTGGCCACGCTCGTCATCCCGTTCTCCCTGGCCAACGAGGTCATGGGCTACTGGTACTTCGGCAAGGCGTGGTGTGAGATCTACCTGGCGCTCGACGTGCTCTTCTGCACCTCGTCCATCGTGCACCTGTGCGCCATCAGCCTGGACCGCTACTGGTCCATCACGCAGGCCATCGAGTACAACCTGAAGCGCACGCCGCGCCGCATCAAGGCCATCATCGTCACCGTGTGGGTCATCTCGGCCGTCATCTCCTTCCCGCCGCTCATCTCCATCGAGAAgaagggcggcggcggcggcgcgcagCCGGCCGAGCCGCGCTGCGAGATCAACGACCAGAAGTGGTACGTGATCTCGTCGTGCATCGGCTCCTTCTTCGCGCCCTGCCTCATCATGATCCTGGTCTACGTGCGCATCTACCAGATCGCCAAGCGCCGCACCCGCGTGCCGCCCAGCCGTCGGGGCCCGGACGCGGCCGCCCAGCCGCCGGGGGGCGCCGAGCGCAGGCCCAACGGCCTGGGCCCCGAGCGCCGCGCCGCGGGCCCCGGGGgcgccgaggccgaggccgaggccgagcCGCCGCGCCCGCAGCTCAACGGCGCCCCCGGGGAGCCCGCGCCCGCCGGGCCCCGCGACGCCGACGCCGACGCCGACGCCGACGCGCTGGACCTGGAGGAGAGCTCGTCGTCCGAGCACGCAGAgcggcccccggggccccgcggggCGGAGCGCGGCGCCCGGGCCAAGGGCAAGGCGCGCGCGAGCCCGGGGAAGCCCGGGGCCAGCCCGCcgcggcgcgggccgggggcggcggggcgcgggggcgcgggcgcggggcccggggcggcggcggcggcggcggcggcggcggcggcggggcccggggcggagCGCGGCGGGGCGGCCAAGGCGTCGCGCTGGCGCGGGCGGCAGAACCGCGAGAAGCGCTTCACGTTCGTGCTGGCCGTGGTCATCGGCGTGTTCGTGGTGTGCTGGTTCCCCTTCTTCTTCACCTACACGCTCACGGCCGTGGGCTGCTCCGTGCCGCGCACGCTCTTCAAGTTCTTCTTCTGGTTCGGCTACTGCAACAGCTCGCTGAACCCGGTCATCTACACCATCTTCAACCACGACTTCCGCCGGGCCTTCAAGAAGATCCTCTGCCGCGGGGACAGGAAGCGGATCGTGTGA